CGGAATCCGGGGCGGCCACCAGGTGCGCGGCAAACGGATACGTGAGAACGGTCATGGACTGCTCGTACACCTGCACCTCCTGCGTCGCGCTGGGCGCGGGGCTGGGCGTGCGCGTGGGGATTGGAGTTGGCGAGGGCGGCGCGGCAGTGGGGGCCGACGTGGCGACCGCCGTCCCCGTCGGCGTGGGCGTGGGGTGTGGCGTTGCGGTCTCCGTCTGCGCGAGGCCGGGGGTGATGCTCGGCGTGGCGGCAGGCGGGGCGGGCGCGGCGCTCCTGCACCCCCCGCAAAGTAGCCCCATGCAGACCAGCCCGACAGCGAGAAGCCATGCCTTCATGGGAGCATTATACCCCGCGGCGGCCGGCCCGTCCACCCGTTTTGACAACCCAGGGCGGGCGCGCCTATAATCAGGCGCCGGGCGGAGCAACCGTTGGGCTCTTCCCGGCGTTACGATTATCAGGAAGGCGATGCCCGTGAACTCCACGATTCGGATCCTGCTCGCTCTTGTCATACTCGGCTTTGCGGTTGCCGCCAGCCTCGCGCTCCCCGACCGGGTGGCGCCTTCGTCCGCGGACGCCGAAGCGTCGTCCTGGTTGCATTACGATGTGGACTACTCGGCCGTGCCGGCGTGGGTGCGCATCCGAGATTTGACGCTCAAGGTGCGCGTGGGCCAAGCCGAGAGCGTGGAGGTGATCGCAGGCGGGCGCGTGCTCCCCTCGGACTACGACCCCGCGAGCGGATGGGTGGTCTTCACCACGAACGCGCCGCAGGTGGATATTCGCATCGTGGGCTTGGTTACCCCTGCCGAGCAGATCGGCGAAGTGCAGAAGGCGGCCTTGCGGGGCGACAAGCGCTGGGCCTATAGCCTCACCTTTGACGACGGGCGGCTGTCGGTGTGGCAGTATGGCAAGCCTCTGTTGGACCGCCTGGGATACCGCGCGGGCGTGGCCGTCATCGGCGAGTGGATGCTGCCGCCGGGCTTCTCGTTGGGCACATGCGGGGATAGCATCACCTGGCGCGGCAATCCCGACGGCGCGCACACCTGGGACTACATGGATGCCAACGAGGTGTCCGCGCTTCTGGCGTCCGGCTGGAGTCTGTACAATCACGGCTTCTTCCATTCTAGCCCCGAATCCATGCCCGGCTGCGTCGTGGAGAACATTGCCAAATGCACCGAGGCGCTGGAATATGCGCTGGGCGGGTACCGGACGCTGGTGTACACGGCGTACCAGAATAGCAACTACCTGCGCGACCTGGCGATCGCGAACTACGACATCCTGGGCCTGCCCATCATCCAGGCGGATGGCGGGGGCGCGACGGCAGTGGACAACATCCCGTGGAGCACCCTTCCCTATCGGCTGCAACGGTACGATGTGGGCAGGCCCCGGGAGTCGCGCCCCAACACCAGCGCCGCCATCTACTACATGGACGACGCACACCAGAAGGCCGTGAACAACCCTACGCTGCACTTCTGGTTGAGCCTTCACGGGCATGAGGTGGCGCCCAACGACGTGGCTGGGTCGTCGCTGGACTACCTGCATTTCACCTACGGCCCGGGCGGCGCGGATGAGGTATGGGTGGCTCCAGCGGACGAGGTCTTCCAGTACCTGGCCACCCGCGACCATGCGGTCGTAACCCGCGCGCCGGCCCGCGCGGTTACTGTGGTGTCGCGC
This genomic interval from Chloroflexota bacterium contains the following:
- a CDS encoding DNRLRE domain-containing protein, which gives rise to MPVNSTIRILLALVILGFAVAASLALPDRVAPSSADAEASSWLHYDVDYSAVPAWVRIRDLTLKVRVGQAESVEVIAGGRVLPSDYDPASGWVVFTTNAPQVDIRIVGLVTPAEQIGEVQKAALRGDKRWAYSLTFDDGRLSVWQYGKPLLDRLGYRAGVAVIGEWMLPPGFSLGTCGDSITWRGNPDGAHTWDYMDANEVSALLASGWSLYNHGFFHSSPESMPGCVVENIAKCTEALEYALGGYRTLVYTAYQNSNYLRDLAIANYDILGLPIIQADGGGATAVDNIPWSTLPYRLQRYDVGRPRESRPNTSAAIYYMDDAHQKAVNNPTLHFWLSLHGHEVAPNDVAGSSLDYLHFTYGPGGADEVWVAPADEVFQYLATRDHAVVTRAPARAVTVVSRPPEIRQVALRQGWNGYAGAVDTYIDSGQPKKNFNSPGDAAVLRVTSPDRKAALLGFDVSSLPADARILRATLGFYVLKHSNEGEIDVSAYVLRKAWNPDEATWERASASTPWGAKGANSTDGDSPDRDANATDARPLRRFLYIDPYTGQQTLLDDATWYSLDITPAVREWVANPAANFGVVLKGSVGSTEVQIAASEWRDVNLRPCLVITYAEPESLPGALASPTPTATETSTPMVSPTATPIPTGTATPTATPTPTAGPTATPTATLTPTATPPTPGRPRPWLYLPVVAANHSYPAPR